One genomic segment of Helianthus annuus cultivar XRQ/B chromosome 14, HanXRQr2.0-SUNRISE, whole genome shotgun sequence includes these proteins:
- the LOC110907262 gene encoding proline-rich proteoglycan 2-like, producing the protein MEPEHIQENQFPIPAFDPNEIPRIPAPNPIEQYTTLNPLDPWWYDNRSIQDILDSLYPYGEPIPRYPEPVPAPLLPMNQENVEEVRQYGEEKLTIMPPRLRGRGKGPMRGGPSTAGPSHRRTPSVSFSTSDSRDMWGQPFEPESYPSHHSLQSHSFHHSDSPYSPGQFNPADYVNDFLGYNPLGPEDHFSQEMEMDDDPDPEMQTGTPGQPISISTGSPFLGSPYSGPDSFQERMGTYDWYFTPSSHSSPAQPSLEDPQLQAVSPPPLPVEEPPQQPPQPPPKPPRRRRNTRMSVPGGPRFSSPRGSSPYPLIPEDPQLGGPSNAAPEANPPQASYAPPQPPSGFDNPIPTYPGSTGYNPYGEPSGYPFGYGTHDPYLTAAQYHHLYPSTYPPIPPTDYPTQGYQYPLYHPPPPQQLQQQHQTQEILERLDKVEHKTKKNKERHNSFMKGLANLIKGKKK; encoded by the exons ATGGAACCAGAACATATACAGGAGAACCAATTCCCAATCCCGGCATTTGACCCCAATGAGATCCCTAGAATTCCCGCACCAAACCCTATAGAGCAGTATACAACACTGAACCCTTTAGACCCATGGTGGTATGACAACAGGTCAATTCAGGATATATTGGATAGCCTATACCCTTACGGAGAACCCATACCACGTTACCCTGAACCAGTTCCAGCACCATTACTACCCATGAACCAAGAAAATGTGGAAGAAGTTCGCCAATATGGTGAAGA GAAGCTTACCATCATGCCTCCAAGACTAAGAGGACGTGGCAAGGGTCCCATGCGTGGAGGACCGTCAACTGCTGGACCATCTCACAGGCGCACTCCATCGGTGTCTTTTTCCACCTCCGACTCTCGCGATATGTGGGGTCAACCATTCGAGCCG GAGTCTTACCCGTCCCATCACTCTTTGCAATCTCATTCTTTTCACCACTCTGACTCTCCCTACTCCCCAGGACAGTTTAACCCAGCTGACTACGTTAACGACTTTCTCGGCTACAACCCGTTGGGCCCTGAGGACCATTTCTCTCAGGAAATGGAGATGGATGATGACCCTGACCCGGAAATGCAAACAGGAACCCCGGGCCAACCTATCAGCATATCTACTGGGTCTCCGTTTCTAGGATCCCCATATAGTGGACCTGACTCCTTCCAGGAGAGAATGGGTACCTATGATTGGTATTTTACCCCTTCTTCCCATAGCTCTCCAGCCCAACCATCTTTAGAAGATCCTCAACTCCAAGctgtctcaccaccaccacttccgGTGGAAGAGCCGCcacagcagccaccgcagccaccTCCCAAGCCTCCGAGGCGAAGGAGGAATACACGCATGTCCGTACCAGGAGGACCCCGTTTTAGTTCTCCTCGTGGTTCGAGTCCCTATCCCCTTATTCCAGAGGATCCCCAGTTGGGTGGACCCTCAAATGCGGCACCGGAGGCTAATCCTCCGCAAGCTTCTTATGCACCACCTCAGCCGCCTTCGGGATTTGATAATCCCATCCCAACGTACCCAGGTTCTACCGGGTACAATCCTTATGGGGAACCGTCGGGATATCCATTTGGATATGGAACTCACGACCCATATCTTACGGCTGCACAGTATCACCACCTTTATCCTTCTACTTACCCTCCTATACCTCCAACTGACTACCCGACTCAGGGTTATCAGTATCCTCTGTATCATCCACCTCCTCCCCAACAACTACAGCAACAGCATCAAACTCAAGAGATCCTAGAGAGGTTGGATAAGGTTGAACATAAGACCAAGAAGAACAAAGAAAGGCATAACAGCTTTATGAAAGGTCTTGCGAACCTTATCAAGGGGAAAAAGAAGTAG